A stretch of DNA from Mucilaginibacter daejeonensis:
GATGCCATAATCGCGCTGGTCCATCTTGAACCCTAATTGAATGTTAGCCTCAACAGTGTCCAAACCGCTTTCTTGAAGCTGGTAAGCCTTTAATTTATTGATCAATCCAATGCCACGGCCTTCCTGGTTCATATAAATGATCACGCCTTTACCTTCCTCACTTACCTTTTGCATGGCCTTATGTAACTGCGGACCACAATCGCACCGGCACGAGCCAAATATATCGCCCGTAACGCACGAGCTGTGTACGCGTACCAATACCGCCTCGTCAGGTTCCCATGAGCCTTTAATGAGTGCTAAATGGTGTTCCCCGGTATCTTTTTGTGTGTAGGCGATCATTTCAAAGTCACCCCATTCGGTCGGCATCTTTACGGCCACCTCACGCTCGATCAGCGAGCCGGTATGTAAGCGGTAAGCGATCAGGTCCTGTATCGAAATGATCTTCATCCCGAACTCCTTGGCCATCTCCAACAGTTCTGGTAGGCGGGCCATCTCGCCATCTTCTTTCATGATCTCGCAGATCACACCGGCAGGCTCCAGTCCGGCCATTACGGGCAGGTCTATGGCGGCCTCGGTATGACCGGCACGGCGCAACACGCCACCATCTTTAGCAATAAGTGGGAACACGTGACCCGGGCGGCCAAGGTCTGATGGTTTAGTAGCTGGGTCGATGAGTGCCAAAGTGGTCTTTGAACGATCAGATGCCGATATACCCGTTGTGCAGCCATGGCCCAAAAGGTCAACAGAAACCGTAAAGCTGGTCTCGAGAGTGGCGGTGTTCTGGTTCACCATAGGGTCCAGTTCCAATTCGCGGGCGCGCTGACGCGTGATGGGTGCACAGATCAAACCTCTGCCAAAACGGGCCATGAAGTTGATCGCCTCGGGCGTGGCAAAGCGGGCGGCCACTAAAAAGTCGCCTTCGTTCTCACGGTCCTCATCATCAACTACAATGATGATCTTGCCGGCTTTTATATCTTCAATGGCTTCGGGTATGGTATTAAGCATGATGAATGTTCAAGTTATATTACTACAATGATGAGTGATCGTTGTAGATAACATCGTATAAGCAAATGTATGGCATAAAGGTAGTAAACGCGTCGGCTAAATGTAAGATCAGCTTTGCACCGGCGTGGCGGCCTTGCGCTTGAATACCTTGTTGAAAAAGCGTTTGTAAGCCTCCGCATCGAACAGCACCGAATCGTTAGCGGCCTTGTATGACAGGAACACACCGATCGGCGTCAGGATAAAGATAGCCATCCACATACCCACGAACGGACTCAGGTTGCCTTCTTTCACTGATTTTTCGCCAATGGTGGCGATGATATAATACAAAAGAAAGAAGATCACCGATACCACCAAAGGTAGCCCTAAACCACCCTTACGGATAATAGCACCCAGCGGCGCACCGATCAGGAATAACGCTAAACA
This window harbors:
- a CDS encoding bifunctional 3,4-dihydroxy-2-butanone-4-phosphate synthase/GTP cyclohydrolase II, encoding MLNTIPEAIEDIKAGKIIIVVDDEDRENEGDFLVAARFATPEAINFMARFGRGLICAPITRQRARELELDPMVNQNTATLETSFTVSVDLLGHGCTTGISASDRSKTTLALIDPATKPSDLGRPGHVFPLIAKDGGVLRRAGHTEAAIDLPVMAGLEPAGVICEIMKEDGEMARLPELLEMAKEFGMKIISIQDLIAYRLHTGSLIEREVAVKMPTEWGDFEMIAYTQKDTGEHHLALIKGSWEPDEAVLVRVHSSCVTGDIFGSCRCDCGPQLHKAMQKVSEEGKGVIIYMNQEGRGIGLINKLKAYQLQESGLDTVEANIQLGFKMDQRDYGIGAQIIRDLGITKMRLMSNNPKKRAGLIGYGLEVTETVPIEIAPNPHNEAYLRTKRDKMEHSILKNH